In Tachysurus fulvidraco isolate hzauxx_2018 chromosome 11, HZAU_PFXX_2.0, whole genome shotgun sequence, one DNA window encodes the following:
- the aldh3a2a gene encoding aldehyde dehydrogenase family 3 member A2a, with the protein MSREQLVVQQARKAFQTGRSKPLDYRIQQLKNLQRFITEKQNDITDALKKDLYKSENGTLLYEILGLEGEISLAMSKLAEWAAPRPVAKNLLTIIDEVYIRPEPLGVVLIIGAWNYPIAVTLQPLVGAIAAGNAAVVKPSEVSVHTAKVMELLHMYLDPEMYHVVTGGVPETQELLKQRFDHIFYTGSSTVGKLVMEAAARHLTPVTLELGGKSPCYIDKGCDLRIACRRITWGKYVNCGQTCIAPDYILCEKSIQDQVVEEIRKCIQEFYTNDPKTFTDYGRIINQWHFKRITGLMEGSTVAIGGGHDESQRYIAPTVLKDVTAESKVMQEEIFGPVLPIVPINGLNEAIQFINEREKPLAIYLFSSSKKVIKKVMLETSSGALLANDCLVHYTISELPFGGVGNSGTGCYHGKYTFDQLSHLRSCLIKNLNMERLNLIRYPPHTAEKLRWARVLLIKQVNVKLWRQLVQVAMLTALAAFVVQRFLR; encoded by the exons ATGTCTCGAGAGCAGCTGGTGGTTCAGCAGGCCAGAAAGGCTTTTCAAACTGGGAGATCCAAACCGCTGGATTACAGAATACAGCAGCTGAAAAACCTACAGCGTTTTATTACAGAAAAGCAAAATGACATCACTGATGCTCTCAAGAAGGACCTGTACAAG AGCGAGAATGGAACACTGCTGTATGAGATCCTCGGCCTTGAAGGAGAGATCAGTCTGGCTATGAGCAAACTGGCAGAGTGGGCAGCCCCCCGTCCTGTGGCTAAAAATCTTCTCACTATTATCGATGAGGTTTACATCCGTCCAGAACCTCTCGGCGTGGTGCTTATTATCGGAGCTTGGAATTATCCGATAGCCGTGACCCTACAGCCGCTTGTAGGAGCCATTGCTGCTG GTAATGCAGCGGTCGTGAAGCCGTCAGAGGTCAGCGTTCACACTGCCAAGGTCATGGAGCTCCTGCACATGTACCTGGACCCG GAGATGTACCATGTGGTGACTGGAGGAGTTCCTGAAACGCAGGAGTTGCTAAAGCAGCGTTTCGATCACATCTTCTACACAGGAAGCAGCACAGTGGGCAAACTGGTTATGGAAGCAGCTGCACGCCACCTCACACCAGTCACTCTGGAACTGGGGGGAAAAAGTCCCTGCTATATTGATAAAGGCTGTGACCTCAGAATTGCCTGTCG CCGTATCACATGGGGGAAGTATGTAAACTGTGGTCAGACCTGCATAGCCCCTGATTACATCCTTTGTGAAAAGAGCATCCAAGACCAAGTGGTGGAGGAGATTAGAAAATGCATTCAG GAATTTTACACAAACGATCCTAAGACCTTCACAGACTATGGACGCATCATCAACCAGTGGCATTTCAAGAGAATAACGGGACTCATGGAGGGCAGCACAGTTGCTATAGGAGGCGGACATGATGAATCCCAGCGCTACATTG CTCCCACTGTCCTAAAAGATGTCACGGCAGAATCCAAGGTGATGCAGGAGGAGATCTTTGGGCCTGTACTGCCCATCGTCCCTATAAACGGACTGAACGAAGCCATCCAGTTCATTAATGAAAGAGAAAAGCCTTTGGCGATATACCTTTTCTCTTCTAGTAAGAAG GTAATAAAGAAGGTGATGTTGGAAACCTCCAGTGGAGCGCTGTTAGCCAACGACTGCCTTGTACACTATACCATCAGTGAATTGCCCTTTGGTGGTGTTG GTAACAGCGGGACCGGATGCTACCACGGAAAATACACATTTGATCAGTTGAGTCACTTGCGCAGCTGCCTCATTAAAAATCTGAACATGGAAAGGCTCAACCTGATCCGCTACCCACCTCATACGGCAGAGAAACTACGCTGGGCCCGAGTTCTCCTTATCAAACAGGTGAACGTCAAACTTTGGCGACAGCTGGTGCAAGTTGCTATGCTCACAGCGCTGGCAGCTTTTGTGGTACAG AGGTTCTTGAGATAA
- the LOC113661223 gene encoding aldehyde dehydrogenase family 3 member A2-like isoform X1 has protein sequence MEKQVVDVAKKAFNTGRSRVLRYRVEQLRALLRLIREKQAEISAALTHDLHRSEFNTPLLELIGLENEIKLAERELSDWTKPQPVQKNLITMTDDVFIKAEPLGVVLIIGAWNYPWALTLGPLIGAIAAGNAAVVKPSELSKNSASLLKELLPQYLDQDMYHVVIGGVPETQELLKQRFDHIFYTGSSTVGKLVMEAAARHLTPVTLELGGKSPCYIDQNCDLAVASRRITWGKFSNCGQTCIAPDYILCNASIQNRLIEEIRQTLQEFYGENPKSSPDYGRIINQNHFERVLALMEGCTVAVGGESDKSLCYIAPTVLKDVLPHARIMQEEIFGPALPIITVSDVNEAIRFINDREKPLALYVFSSDKKVIKRMLNETTSGGVVVNDVMIHYTISSLPFGGVGNSGMGRYHGKHTFDQFSHKRACLIKSLGMESLNKARYPPQTASRLRRARFFMQRRLCSCTQLTSTWAVISTMLALGLLIALLVVLLKGIVI, from the exons ATGGAGAAACAAGTGGTGGATGTAGCAAAGAAAGCCTTCAACACTGGTAGGTCTCGAGTCCTGCGGTACAGAGTTGAGCAGCTCCGAGCTTTACTGCGGCTCATCAGAGAGAAACAGGCGGAGATCAGTGCTGCTCTTACACACGACTTGCACAGG AGTGAGTTCAACACACCGCTTTTGGAGCTCATTGGACTTGAGAATGAAATCAAGCTGGCTGAACGTGAACTCAGTGACTGGACAAAACCTCAGCCGGTTCAGAAAAACCTCATCACCATGACAGatgatgtgtttattaaagctGAACCTTTGGGTGTGGTACTGATCATTGGCGCCTGGAACTACCCATGGGCTCTTACCTTGGGCCCGCTCATTGGAGCAATTGCAGCAG GCAATGCTGCTGTGGTGAAGCCTTCAGAACTGAGTAAAAATTCAGCCAGCCTTCTGAAAGAACTGCTACCTCAGTATTTGGATCAG GACATGTACCATGTGGTGATTGGAGGAGTTCCTGAAACGCAGGAGTTGCTAAAGCAGCGTTTCGATCACATCTTCTACACAGGAAGCAGTACAGTAGGCAAACTGGTTATGGAAGCAGCTGCACGCCACCTCACACCAGTCACTCTGGAACTGGGGGGAAAAAGTCCCTGCTATATTGATCAGAACTGTGACCTTGCGGTTGCTAGCCG TCGAATCACTTGGGGAAAGTTTTCTAACTGTGGCCAGACCTGCATCGCACCAGACTACATCCTCTGTAATGCCAGCATCCAGAACAGACTGATTGAAGAGATTCGCCAGACATTACAG GAGTTCTACGGTGAGAACCCGAAAAGCTCTCCAGATTACGGCCGTATCATCAACCAGAATCACTTTGAGCGTGTGCTAGCTCTGATGGAGGGATGCACTGTGGCTGTGGGGGGAGAGAGCGATAAATCACTGTGTTACATTG CTCCTACCGTTCTGAAGGATGTTTTGCCTCACGCCAGGATAATGCAAGAAGAGATCTTTGGACCCGCGCTGCCAATCATCACTGTCAGTGATGTCAATGAGGCCATTCGCTTTATTAATGACAGAGAAAAACCTTTGGCTCTTTATGTCTTCTCTTCTGATAAGAAG GTGATCAAGCGAATGCTGAATGAGACGACTAGCGGAGGAGTGGTGGTTAATGACGTAATGATCCACTACACAATCAGCTCGTTACCCTTTGGTGGAGTAG gAAACAGTGGGATGGGCAGATACCACGGCAAGCACACCTTTGACCAGTTTAGTCACAAACGTGCTTGCCTCATCAAGTCTTTAGGTATGGAGAGTCTGAACAAAGCACGCTATCCTCCACAAACAGCGTCCCGTCTGCGCAGAGCTCGGTTCTTCATGCAGAGACGCTTATGCAGCTGTACACAACTCACCAGCACCTGGGCTGTCATCTCCACCATGCTGGCCTTGGGTCTGCTCATTGCCTTACTGGTCGTCCTGCTCAAG GGAATCGTGATTTGA
- the LOC113661223 gene encoding aldehyde dehydrogenase family 3 member A2-like isoform X2: MTDDVFIKAEPLGVVLIIGAWNYPWALTLGPLIGAIAAGNAAVVKPSELSKNSASLLKELLPQYLDQDMYHVVIGGVPETQELLKQRFDHIFYTGSSTVGKLVMEAAARHLTPVTLELGGKSPCYIDQNCDLAVASRRITWGKFSNCGQTCIAPDYILCNASIQNRLIEEIRQTLQEFYGENPKSSPDYGRIINQNHFERVLALMEGCTVAVGGESDKSLCYIAPTVLKDVLPHARIMQEEIFGPALPIITVSDVNEAIRFINDREKPLALYVFSSDKKVIKRMLNETTSGGVVVNDVMIHYTISSLPFGGVGNSGMGRYHGKHTFDQFSHKRACLIKSLGMESLNKARYPPQTASRLRRARFFMQRRLCSCTQLTSTWAVISTMLALGLLIALLVVLLKGIVI; the protein is encoded by the exons ATGACAGatgatgtgtttattaaagctGAACCTTTGGGTGTGGTACTGATCATTGGCGCCTGGAACTACCCATGGGCTCTTACCTTGGGCCCGCTCATTGGAGCAATTGCAGCAG GCAATGCTGCTGTGGTGAAGCCTTCAGAACTGAGTAAAAATTCAGCCAGCCTTCTGAAAGAACTGCTACCTCAGTATTTGGATCAG GACATGTACCATGTGGTGATTGGAGGAGTTCCTGAAACGCAGGAGTTGCTAAAGCAGCGTTTCGATCACATCTTCTACACAGGAAGCAGTACAGTAGGCAAACTGGTTATGGAAGCAGCTGCACGCCACCTCACACCAGTCACTCTGGAACTGGGGGGAAAAAGTCCCTGCTATATTGATCAGAACTGTGACCTTGCGGTTGCTAGCCG TCGAATCACTTGGGGAAAGTTTTCTAACTGTGGCCAGACCTGCATCGCACCAGACTACATCCTCTGTAATGCCAGCATCCAGAACAGACTGATTGAAGAGATTCGCCAGACATTACAG GAGTTCTACGGTGAGAACCCGAAAAGCTCTCCAGATTACGGCCGTATCATCAACCAGAATCACTTTGAGCGTGTGCTAGCTCTGATGGAGGGATGCACTGTGGCTGTGGGGGGAGAGAGCGATAAATCACTGTGTTACATTG CTCCTACCGTTCTGAAGGATGTTTTGCCTCACGCCAGGATAATGCAAGAAGAGATCTTTGGACCCGCGCTGCCAATCATCACTGTCAGTGATGTCAATGAGGCCATTCGCTTTATTAATGACAGAGAAAAACCTTTGGCTCTTTATGTCTTCTCTTCTGATAAGAAG GTGATCAAGCGAATGCTGAATGAGACGACTAGCGGAGGAGTGGTGGTTAATGACGTAATGATCCACTACACAATCAGCTCGTTACCCTTTGGTGGAGTAG gAAACAGTGGGATGGGCAGATACCACGGCAAGCACACCTTTGACCAGTTTAGTCACAAACGTGCTTGCCTCATCAAGTCTTTAGGTATGGAGAGTCTGAACAAAGCACGCTATCCTCCACAAACAGCGTCCCGTCTGCGCAGAGCTCGGTTCTTCATGCAGAGACGCTTATGCAGCTGTACACAACTCACCAGCACCTGGGCTGTCATCTCCACCATGCTGGCCTTGGGTCTGCTCATTGCCTTACTGGTCGTCCTGCTCAAG GGAATCGTGATTTGA
- the LOC113661223 gene encoding aldehyde dehydrogenase family 3 member A2-like isoform X3, with amino-acid sequence MYHVVIGGVPETQELLKQRFDHIFYTGSSTVGKLVMEAAARHLTPVTLELGGKSPCYIDQNCDLAVASRRITWGKFSNCGQTCIAPDYILCNASIQNRLIEEIRQTLQEFYGENPKSSPDYGRIINQNHFERVLALMEGCTVAVGGESDKSLCYIAPTVLKDVLPHARIMQEEIFGPALPIITVSDVNEAIRFINDREKPLALYVFSSDKKVIKRMLNETTSGGVVVNDVMIHYTISSLPFGGVGNSGMGRYHGKHTFDQFSHKRACLIKSLGMESLNKARYPPQTASRLRRARFFMQRRLCSCTQLTSTWAVISTMLALGLLIALLVVLLKGIVI; translated from the exons ATGTACCATGTGGTGATTGGAGGAGTTCCTGAAACGCAGGAGTTGCTAAAGCAGCGTTTCGATCACATCTTCTACACAGGAAGCAGTACAGTAGGCAAACTGGTTATGGAAGCAGCTGCACGCCACCTCACACCAGTCACTCTGGAACTGGGGGGAAAAAGTCCCTGCTATATTGATCAGAACTGTGACCTTGCGGTTGCTAGCCG TCGAATCACTTGGGGAAAGTTTTCTAACTGTGGCCAGACCTGCATCGCACCAGACTACATCCTCTGTAATGCCAGCATCCAGAACAGACTGATTGAAGAGATTCGCCAGACATTACAG GAGTTCTACGGTGAGAACCCGAAAAGCTCTCCAGATTACGGCCGTATCATCAACCAGAATCACTTTGAGCGTGTGCTAGCTCTGATGGAGGGATGCACTGTGGCTGTGGGGGGAGAGAGCGATAAATCACTGTGTTACATTG CTCCTACCGTTCTGAAGGATGTTTTGCCTCACGCCAGGATAATGCAAGAAGAGATCTTTGGACCCGCGCTGCCAATCATCACTGTCAGTGATGTCAATGAGGCCATTCGCTTTATTAATGACAGAGAAAAACCTTTGGCTCTTTATGTCTTCTCTTCTGATAAGAAG GTGATCAAGCGAATGCTGAATGAGACGACTAGCGGAGGAGTGGTGGTTAATGACGTAATGATCCACTACACAATCAGCTCGTTACCCTTTGGTGGAGTAG gAAACAGTGGGATGGGCAGATACCACGGCAAGCACACCTTTGACCAGTTTAGTCACAAACGTGCTTGCCTCATCAAGTCTTTAGGTATGGAGAGTCTGAACAAAGCACGCTATCCTCCACAAACAGCGTCCCGTCTGCGCAGAGCTCGGTTCTTCATGCAGAGACGCTTATGCAGCTGTACACAACTCACCAGCACCTGGGCTGTCATCTCCACCATGCTGGCCTTGGGTCTGCTCATTGCCTTACTGGTCGTCCTGCTCAAG GGAATCGTGATTTGA